DNA sequence from the Deltaproteobacteria bacterium RBG_16_64_85 genome:
GTGGGATAAACCTTGCGAGGAGCGCCATCTGGACGTGCATGCGGTTTTCCGCCTCGTCGAACACGGCCGACTGCGGCCCTTCCATCACCTCATCGGTGATCTCCTCTCCTCGATGGGCGGGCAGGCAGTGCATGACGATCGCGCCTCTCCGCGCCTCCCGCAGGAGGGCAGCGTCGACTCGGTAGCCTCGAAACGCGTCAAGTCGCCGCCTTCTCTCCTTCTCCTGCCCCATGCTGGTCCATACGTCCGTATAGAGGATGTCGGCGCCCTTCGCCGCATCCGCCGGGTCGCGGACGACCCGGACGTCACCTTTCCCTCTGGCAGCGGCCTCCCGCAGGATCTTCACGTTCGGCTCGAACCCCTTCGGGCACGCGGCGCGGAGGGAAAACCCGAGCAGGTGCGCTGCCTCCACCCACGAATTGGCGACGTTGTTGCCGTCGCCGATGAAGGCGACCTTCATCCTGCGGAGATCGATTCCCCGCTCCTGCGCCGTCATCAGGTCGGCGAGCACCTGGCAGGGATGGTGGTCGTCGGTCAGGCCATTGATCACCGGGACGCTCGCCCAGGCGGCCATCTCCTCCACCGTCTCCTGGAGAAACGTCCGGATCATGATGCC
Encoded proteins:
- a CDS encoding ornithine carbamoyltransferase, which encodes MRKDLLRILDLTDKELLALLASGRTWKRRGKRRGAPRPLAGKTLAMIFQKASTRTRVSFEVGMTRLGGVALFLSPADSQIGRGEPVRDTARVLSRYVDGIMIRTFLQETVEEMAAWASVPVINGLTDDHHPCQVLADLMTAQERGIDLRRMKVAFIGDGNNVANSWVEAAHLLGFSLRAACPKGFEPNVKILREAAARGKGDVRVVRDPADAAKGADILYTDVWTSMGQEKERRRRLDAFRGYRVDAALLREARRGAIVMHCLPAHRGEEITDEVMEGPQSAVFDEAENRMHVQMALLARFIPH